One stretch of Streptomyces sp. MMBL 11-1 DNA includes these proteins:
- a CDS encoding YbjN domain-containing protein, whose amino-acid sequence MADVPDETAAAQVIEATLNDAGLVWESPEHGNYVVTLPGTRKLSTTCSLIVGKHSLSLNAFVVRHPDENDAEVHRWLLERNLRLFGVSYAIDSLGDVYLVGKLPLSVVTPEELDRLLGVVLEAADGAFNTLLELGFASSIRKEYAWRVSRGESTRNLDAFSHLTRGSSDS is encoded by the coding sequence ATGGCTGACGTACCGGACGAAACCGCAGCGGCCCAGGTCATCGAGGCGACGCTGAACGACGCCGGGCTCGTATGGGAGAGCCCGGAGCACGGCAACTACGTCGTGACCCTGCCCGGCACCCGCAAGTTGTCGACAACCTGCTCGCTGATCGTCGGCAAGCACTCCCTCTCCCTCAACGCGTTCGTCGTCCGGCACCCCGACGAGAACGACGCCGAGGTGCACCGCTGGCTGCTGGAGCGCAACCTCCGCCTGTTCGGGGTGAGTTACGCGATCGACTCGCTCGGCGACGTCTACCTGGTCGGCAAGCTGCCGCTGTCGGTGGTCACCCCCGAGGAGCTGGACCGGCTGCTCGGCGTGGTGCTCGAAGCGGCCGACGGGGCGTTCAACACCCTCCTGGAGCTCGGTTTCGCGAGCTCGATCCGCAAGGAGTACGCGTGGCGGGTGTCGCGCGGCGAGTCCACCCGGAACCTGGACGCGTTCAGTCATCTGACCCGGGGTTCGTCCGACAGCTGA